ACATCCACGAAATCCGAATGTTTCATTCTTGAACGCATATCCTTTTTCGCCATCTTCctgattcttttttcttttgtaatTTCCTGCATCTTTTTAGAAACTTCTATCGAAAGCTGCATTCTGGCTCTCGCTCGGTAATGGGCTATTCggtttttgcacaaaatctGCATTCTCTCCTTTTCAGATCGAGCTATTTGCTTCAGACGAAGTTTTTCTCTTTGACGGATTCTACGAGCCTCTCGCATTCGAGCCTTGGCCGCTTCCAGACggattctgcaatttttaaaaagttttttggttagaaaatccgaaaactaactttttcgcCTCCGCTGCAGCTCTTTTCTGAGCAAGTTCATTCAACTTTGGGTCCGGTTGTACTTGATTTCTAAATGGCACACGTGGAATTTCCATTGTAGTATTAGGTagtttttcctaaatttccaGGTCATTTTATACTAATTTCCATGCAAAATTTGCATCTggtaaaatgtggaaaaatttaaatgaataatttaatttattgcatttcatttacatttatttttcagaaaaatattagagTCGGTATCCCAAAAGCCGTTCGGATTCCGAAATCAGTGCTGCCGCGTCGTAGTGGGTTTGTTGGCGACGTGGCAGTGATGACGTAGCAGGAGTTGAGCGTGAAGTGACGTCATCGAGGTAGTAGTCACAAAGTGTGGAGATCTGGAAaagaactaattttttaaagaagtgTTTGGGAATTTTACGgatgataaaatttaaataccgTTAAAAAGTTCCGTGAGGCGTCCGGTGAGAACTGGGTTGCAGATTGTGAGATTCTTTgagaaatttggctgaaagtCGGGCGGTCTGTGGGGCTGTCCAGCCATGTT
This is a stretch of genomic DNA from Caenorhabditis elegans chromosome V. It encodes these proteins:
- the Y38H6C.18 gene encoding Coiled-coil domain-containing protein 86 (Confirmed by transcript evidence), which produces MEIPRVPFRNQVQPDPKLNELAQKRAAAEAKKIRLEAAKARMREARRIRQREKLRLKQIARSEKERMQILCKNRIAHYRARARMQLSIEVSKKMQEITKEKRIRKMAKKDMRSRMKHSDFVDVVEPSDVLLKKNFAEGFREPEDELKIATLEIIQMDE